TTtggaaacctgctcatcatcctggctGTTAGCTcagactcccacctccacacccccatgtacttcttcctctccaacctgtccttTGCAGACATCTGtttcacctccaccaccatcccaAAGATGCTGTGGAACATCCAGACTCACAGCAAAGTCATAACCTATGAAGGCTGCATCATCCAGATgtattttttcttactgtttgGGGGATTGGCCGTCTTCCTCCTGACGGTGATGGCCTATGATCGGTATGTGGCCATCTGTCACCCTCTGCACTACATGGTCATCATGAAACCCCGGCTCTGTGGTCTCCTGGTTCTGTCATCTTTTGTTATGAGTTTCCTATATTCCCTGATGCAAAGCTTAATGGTGGTGCAGTTGTCCTTCTGTACAAAGTGGGCAATCccccactttttctgtgaagCCAACTTGATGATCCAACTTGCCTGTTCTGACACCTTCATCTGTGACCTGGTGGTATATTTTGTATCAGCGGTGCTGGGTGGTGGTTCCCTTGCTGCTATTCTTTACTCTTACTCTAAGATAATGTCCTGCATAAATGGAATCTCATCAGCTCAGGGGAAGTATAAAGCATTTTCCACCTGTGCATCTCATCTCTCAGTTGTCTCCTTATTTTCTTGTTCAGTCCTGGGAGTGTACCTTACCTCTGCTGATACCCACAGCTCACACTCAAGTGTGATCACCTCGGTGATGTACAGTGTGGTCACACCCATGCTGAATCCCTTCATGTACAGTCTCAggaataaa
This genomic window from Cervus canadensis isolate Bull #8, Minnesota chromosome 4, ASM1932006v1, whole genome shotgun sequence contains:
- the LOC122439374 gene encoding olfactory receptor 7A5-like encodes the protein MYLITVFGNLLIILAVSSDSHLHTPMYFFLSNLSFADICFTSTTIPKMLWNIQTHSKVITYEGCIIQMYFFLLFGGLAVFLLTVMAYDRYVAICHPLHYMVIMKPRLCGLLVLSSFVMSFLYSLMQSLMVVQLSFCTKWAIPHFFCEANLMIQLACSDTFICDLVVYFVSAVLGGGSLAAILYSYSKIMSCINGISSAQGKYKAFSTCASHLSVVSLFSCSVLGVYLTSADTHSSHSSVITSVMYSVVTPMLNPFMYSLRNKDIKKALKIIGK